AGTCGGTCAGGCCAAAGCCGAGCACCTTCATGTAGAAATATTCCATCTCCTCCAGAAGCGGAGTGCCGATGACAACGTGGCCGAACCCCAGCGAACCGGTACGGAAGCCTCCGATCGGGCGGCCCGGCTTGAAGGGGCTCGCGTCGGTACTACGTCCAACGAAAAATTCGACACGATTGCCGTCTGGGTCAGATGCCCACAACATGCGCTGCACGCTGCGTTCGCACCGCTCTGCAGCGTTGCTTTCGTGCACTGGAATACCCGCCGCGGTCATTTCCTCATGCACCGTCTCCAAGGCTTCCAGGCTGTCGACCTTCATGCCGATAAACCCGACGCCATTGCGCTGCGCCGGACGCACGAACAGACGCCAGGCATAGTCATCCATGCGCAGGCCGAGACACTCCTGATCCAGCGAACGGACTTCGAATCCGATGTAGTCCGTTGCGAACGCACGCCACTCGTCCATGTTGGTGGCGTCGATGCCCAGATAGCCGATTTCCTGGATTTGCAATTTGAATCCCCTGTCAATTGGGTGCGCCGTGATGCTCGCGCGGCAGCCCCTGCGTCATCGCGTATTCGCCATTGCTGAACGTCAGGGGCTTGCCGTCGAAATGCGCGTATTGCTTGACCTCGCCGATCAGGATCAGGTGATCGCCGGCTTCCTGGACGGAAACGCGCTGGCATTCCAGCTGCGCAACCACACCGTAGATCAACGGCGCACCGCCGAGCCCCGCCACCCACGACACCAGCTCGAACTTCTCCGGATGACTCGTGCAGAACCACTGCGACACCTGGACCTGGTCGTGCGCGAGCATGTTCACCACGAAATGCTCTGCGCTCCTGAAAGCCTCGACATTTCTCGACTGGCGCCGGATCGACCATAGGATCAATGGCGGGTCCAGCGAGACAGAGGCGAAGGAATTCACCGTCATGCCGACCGGACCGCCGTCATGACTGGCCGTGATCACCGTCACCCCAGTCGGATACTGACCAAGGCAGCGTCGGAATGAGCGGCTGTCATCGAGCGGGCGGCCACGCTCCAGCAGGGCCCACGGCCGCATGTCCGCGACGAATTGCTGTTGAATCATCATTGCGTTTTCGCTCCGTGATGTCTGCGGGATTAGCGCCAATAGGCGGCAGTGGCGAAGTCGTTGAC
The nucleotide sequence above comes from Paraburkholderia youngii. Encoded proteins:
- a CDS encoding flavin reductase family protein, which gives rise to MMIQQQFVADMRPWALLERGRPLDDSRSFRRCLGQYPTGVTVITASHDGGPVGMTVNSFASVSLDPPLILWSIRRQSRNVEAFRSAEHFVVNMLAHDQVQVSQWFCTSHPEKFELVSWVAGLGGAPLIYGVVAQLECQRVSVQEAGDHLILIGEVKQYAHFDGKPLTFSNGEYAMTQGLPREHHGAPN
- a CDS encoding VOC family protein; the protein is MQIQEIGYLGIDATNMDEWRAFATDYIGFEVRSLDQECLGLRMDDYAWRLFVRPAQRNGVGFIGMKVDSLEALETVHEEMTAAGIPVHESNAAERCERSVQRMLWASDPDGNRVEFFVGRSTDASPFKPGRPIGGFRTGSLGFGHVVIGTPLLEEMEYFYMKVLGFGLTDYMEGDIKVRFIHANERHHSLALVKTPARFLHHVMVEYKFMDDVGRLYDKALTMPGMIQTSLGRHGNDHMLSFYSKTPGGFLIETGWGGRLIDRESWKPEELWCMSLWGHERSWETPENRLKQREQNALAASRGALAPVEINGEGGFVSRDAAI